The nucleotide sequence ATATTTAACCTCCACGCCAAGGCGTTCGAAGGCCAGCTTCCAGAAAGGCAACAATACGCAAATTCTCGGATCCTTTATCAGCACCGTATCGGCAGCCTGCAAATGTTCTTTCAGAAGCTGTATCGCCCGCGCCAGAAATTCTTCTTCAAGAAGGGGGAGAAAATGCTCGCATCGATTCAGCAGAGGATTGTCGATCGATTGCCATCTCTGATTAAGCCGCTTAAGGATTGTTTCATTTAGAGCGACGAGATTTATGTCCTCCCAGTAGCCTCTCGGGTTCGCCGAATCTCCCGGCATCAGATTCCTACCCGGATATGCGCCAAGTCGAACGAGACTATTCGCCAAAACGCTGGTTCCCGAACGATGCATGCCTAGAACGACGACAATCTGCTTTTTCATAGGTTCTTATCCTCACTTCCTCTCATCTCATCCGGATTCGGAAACAGCAATTGATCCAAGAAGCGTTCAACCAATTCATGAATAACCACGTCAGGATGCTCTTCCTTGATGATATTGGCATCGAAGTGGTGATTCCAGACATACACACTTCTCTTGAAGTTACGGGATAAGTACGGAGTCATATTAATCGCAAAGGAATCACGGAACATAAGGAGCGTATACGAGTCGGCCGGCAATCCGGGTGCCATCGTGATGATCGTATCGGGTGAATCTGGATAAGGCTCCGCCTGCTTGGTATAATTCTCGACTTCTCTGCCAGATACAGGTTCAAGCGCCAAATAATCATCCGAAATCTCCCCATCGATCATCAGCATCGTAGAGAGATCACCGGAACTGGCGGTCGAATTCACCTTAAAGTCATGGATAGACAGTGGTTCAATGCCGGGTAAATCTTGTCTAACCTCCGCGATTATTTTCTCATAACCATAGAAGGCGCCTAATTCATTCCAATGCGTATCGTTCTTGCGATACAGCTGGCCATCAGACTTATGCTCGAGAAGAGTCGGCCGGAGATCGATAACCTCGATATCCGAGTTGCTCCGCAGATAGGCAAGCAGTTGATCCAACCTGGTAATGTTCTGTCCCTTTCGAATGTATCCGGGCAAGTACTCCGGGTAAATTGTATTCTTGTTGGGGGCTACCGCCACGTAGAACTCGATTCCCTGCGCGGCCAACCATTGTTTTCTCTCCTCGAGATTGTCTCGGATCGACTGCAATTGTTCGTCGCTAAAGGTCTCCAGCCCTTGATAATCTTCGATCGATCCATCCCCGTTATAGAATAGCCATCCGCTCTTACCTATGATGACTTTATCGACGGACGACATTCCTAACCACTTCACCTTAATATCGTTGTTCCAACGGATCAACCGATCCCTGAAGGCAAAATGATCGTTAATGAAGCTCTCGAACTGGCCTGTGAACCCACGGAAGGACATATCGTTTAAATGAAGGAACGGGTTGGTCACCAAGATTCGATTCTCACCATTCACTTGCTTCTGATTAAGGATGAGACCTCCGAATACCGGTACCGCCAGCAAGAATACGAAAGCCGAACTAAGCACCGCGCGATTCACCGCGATGGACTTAAAGCGAAGGGTTGTATTGGTTACTTGCAATAGGATGAATAGAGCAACGCTGGACAGGACGAAGGCGGCATAGAATAATGCATCCAAAAGCGAATGGTCCTTCAGCTTACCGAACTTCGGATCTAATTGATTCAACACCAGGTGAGGGTCATTGCCGGTCATCGTGATCTGAAGCCTCTCATTCACGAGTGTCATTGGCTCAATCTGAATAAGGGCAGGATTGGATGCGTAAATCCGGGAAGCGTCCCAGGTAATGTTGTGGAAATTGGCCTTGAAGGTAATGCTCTTCAATTCCAAAGTTCCAGGAGCCATACCCAAATCGATTCGCACCTTCTGGATATTGCCCGGAATGGCAAACTTCAGGTTCTGGTATCCTTCACTCCTCTTGACATCCAATCGAACTGAATCGGCTTCATTAAAACCCATGCCAGTGTCGTAGAACACTTGATAAATATCATCCGTTGGTACTGTCACCTTAAGATATAAATCGATTGTCGATCTTCCATAGTCAATGAAGGAATAGACGAGAATCGAGCCCAAAAGGAAGATGATGGCTACTATTAGATTCACTATTCGGTTACTGCGAGCTCGCATCGCTTGGACTCCTTAAAATCTAAAATAGATGAACGGATTGTAGGTGGACGTCGCCAGGGACATAATCGAAAGGAGCAGTATGGCGAGAATATACAAAGATGTGACCCACTCATACCCCATTTGAAGAGGCTTTGCTTCCAAGTAACCAACCATCCACTCAGCTATTCTCTTCGGCAACGGCGTGGCACCTATAATAGCGATACCCAGTAGAATTACAATCTGAGGGTTTACAAAGTAAGCGACCCCGTACAAGCCGGGGCCTTGCCGCCAAGGAATCCACATCGAACCTAAATAGTGAAGCGCTTGAGAAAGTGTGTCCGAACGAAAGAATACCCAGCCGACAAGCACGACCAGCGCGGCATATAGGAATCGAACCGGTGTCCAAACCTTGCGTAGAAAATCCCCGATAACCGTTCTTTCTGCAATAAGGAAGCAGCCATGCCAGGCTCCCCAGATGACGAAGTTCCAGCTAGCGCCATGCCAGATGCCGGTAATCAGGAAGACAATCCCCAGATTGCGATAGGTCTTTAACCGCGTCGTTCGGCTTCCGCCAAGCGGAATATAGACATAATCGCGGAACCACGCCGATAGCGAGATATGCCACCGACGCCAGAACTCCTGGATAGAATGGGATATGTAAGGGTAATTGAAGTTTTCGGGAAAATGGAATCCGAACATTCGGGCGAGCCCGATCGCCATGTCGGAATAACCAGAGAAGTCATAGTATAGCTGAAACGAATAGCATACGATGCCCAGCCATGCCAATCCGCTGGACAGGTCTCCGCCGCTTAATGAGAAGATATTGTCTGCCGTCTGTCCCAGAGGGTTGGCAATCAGAACCTTTTTGCTTAATCCCATTACGAACCGCTTGATACCCTGATCGAAGTCCTCCATTCGGACGGTTCTGGCTCGAATCTGCTCAGCAATGCTTTTATAACGAATAATTGGTCCTGCAATCAGTTGTGGAAAGAAGGAAATATATAAAGCTAAATTTAAAGGATTCTTCTGAGGGGTGCTGTCATTTCGGTATATATCGACGATGTAGGAAATGACATGGAAGCTAAAAAAGGAAATGCCGATCGGCAAGTCGACAGGTGTGACGTCGAATGGGTTCATTCCCAAGGATTCTAATAATCTATTGAGGTTATCGACGATAAAACTCAAATAC is from Candidatus Cohnella colombiensis and encodes:
- a CDS encoding MBOAT family protein, with the protein product MVFSSPLFLFVFLPLVLAGYFFIRRDMRNFLLLAASLFFYAWGEPRFVWLMIVSILMNYIFGLIIGAYSNKRAIAKGIVVTAVLVNVGILVFYKYLSFIVDNLNRLLESLGMNPFDVTPVDLPIGISFFSFHVISYIVDIYRNDSTPQKNPLNLALYISFFPQLIAGPIIRYKSIAEQIRARTVRMEDFDQGIKRFVMGLSKKVLIANPLGQTADNIFSLSGGDLSSGLAWLGIVCYSFQLYYDFSGYSDMAIGLARMFGFHFPENFNYPYISHSIQEFWRRWHISLSAWFRDYVYIPLGGSRTTRLKTYRNLGIVFLITGIWHGASWNFVIWGAWHGCFLIAERTVIGDFLRKVWTPVRFLYAALVVLVGWVFFRSDTLSQALHYLGSMWIPWRQGPGLYGVAYFVNPQIVILLGIAIIGATPLPKRIAEWMVGYLEAKPLQMGYEWVTSLYILAILLLSIMSLATSTYNPFIYFRF